In Symmachiella dynata, the following are encoded in one genomic region:
- a CDS encoding HD domain-containing protein has product MPSDKLRREIAFEAARLMYSRQESEYYTAKMKAGRKLCRGWVKPRDLPSNAEIRDAIQSFARMHEGDQRTANLREMRVAALRVMRLLERFRPRLIGSVMTGHVRRGSDIDIHIFSDSVEAVVAVLREEGIPHDLERKQVRKHGEERVFNHLHFHDQFPFELTIYASKQAHYVFKSSVTGKAIERASIAELEQFLAVEYPSLDLDEAVAEVEERVDRFQIYEMLLVPLEQVKQSKKYHPEGDVLYHSLQVFDIAREERPYDEEFLLAALLHDVGKGIDPDDHVSAGLEALADYITPRTAWLIEHHMEAHAVADGSIGARARRRLEASEDFEELMLLEECDDAGREPAYDAPDIDEALDYLRDLSAMCG; this is encoded by the coding sequence ATGCCCAGCGACAAGCTGCGACGGGAAATCGCTTTTGAAGCGGCCCGTCTGATGTATTCCCGGCAAGAATCCGAATATTACACCGCCAAGATGAAGGCGGGTCGCAAGTTGTGTCGCGGCTGGGTGAAGCCCCGTGACTTGCCTAGTAATGCCGAAATCCGCGATGCGATTCAAAGCTTTGCCCGCATGCATGAAGGGGACCAACGGACCGCCAACCTCCGCGAAATGCGCGTCGCTGCCCTGAGAGTCATGCGGCTATTGGAGCGGTTTCGCCCCCGGCTGATCGGCAGCGTGATGACCGGTCATGTGCGGCGCGGGTCGGATATCGATATTCATATCTTTTCCGACAGCGTCGAAGCAGTCGTGGCGGTGCTGCGCGAAGAAGGTATTCCGCACGACCTGGAGCGCAAGCAGGTCCGCAAACATGGCGAGGAGCGGGTCTTTAATCACCTGCATTTCCACGACCAGTTTCCCTTTGAACTGACGATCTATGCGTCGAAGCAGGCGCATTACGTCTTCAAAAGTTCCGTCACCGGCAAAGCCATCGAGCGGGCCAGTATTGCGGAGTTGGAACAGTTTCTCGCTGTGGAGTATCCCAGCCTGGATCTTGACGAGGCGGTCGCCGAGGTGGAGGAACGCGTCGATCGCTTCCAGATTTACGAGATGCTGCTCGTCCCGTTGGAGCAAGTGAAGCAGTCCAAGAAATACCATCCCGAAGGGGACGTGCTGTATCACAGTCTGCAGGTCTTCGATATCGCCCGCGAAGAACGTCCCTACGACGAGGAGTTTCTGCTGGCGGCGCTGTTGCATGACGTGGGCAAGGGGATTGATCCCGACGACCATGTGTCCGCAGGGCTGGAAGCACTGGCCGATTACATCACGCCGCGGACCGCTTGGCTAATCGAGCATCATATGGAAGCACATGCGGTCGCCGACGGCAGCATCGGCGCCCGCGCACGGCGCCGTTTGGAAGCCTCAGAGGATTTCGAAGAACTGATGCTCTTGGAGGAGTGCGACGACGCCGGCCGCGAACCGGCCTACGATGCGCCGGATATCGACGAAGCACTGGATTATTTGCGCGATTTGTCGGCGATGTGCGGGTAG
- a CDS encoding protein-L-isoaspartate(D-aspartate) O-methyltransferase translates to MDLETSRQALIATLKRDGIHSQAVLEAIAETPRERFMPETVRNKAYENIALPIGDGQTISQPYIVALMTQALELTGREKVLEIGTGSGYQAAILAQLCREVVTIERIANLSRHAQVVLDSLGYDNIDYHVADGTLGYPDAAPYDGILVTATAPKLPQALCEQLTLGGRMVIPIGEAKVQELKLITRGTDGLRVKKLCDVRFVPLIGEQGWEDGESPGESED, encoded by the coding sequence ATGGATTTGGAAACCAGTCGGCAAGCATTGATCGCCACGCTCAAGCGGGATGGCATCCATAGCCAAGCGGTCTTGGAAGCGATCGCCGAGACACCGCGCGAACGGTTTATGCCTGAAACCGTTCGCAACAAAGCGTACGAGAATATCGCTCTGCCGATCGGCGACGGGCAAACCATCAGCCAGCCCTACATTGTGGCGTTGATGACACAGGCGTTGGAATTGACCGGCCGGGAAAAGGTGTTGGAGATCGGCACCGGTAGCGGATACCAAGCGGCAATCCTTGCTCAATTGTGCCGCGAGGTGGTCACCATCGAACGGATCGCCAACCTCTCCCGCCATGCGCAGGTCGTGCTCGATTCATTGGGTTACGACAACATCGATTACCACGTCGCCGACGGCACATTGGGATATCCCGACGCGGCCCCCTACGACGGCATCTTGGTCACAGCCACCGCCCCCAAACTCCCGCAAGCGTTGTGCGAACAACTCACCCTCGGCGGCCGCATGGTGATCCCGATTGGTGAAGCGAAGGTCCAAGAACTGAAACTCATCACCCGCGGCACCGACGGATTGCGGGTAAAAAAACTGTGCGACGTACGGTTTGTGCCGTTGATCGGCGAACAGGGTTGGGAGGACGGCGAATCCCCGGGCGAATCCGAAGACTGA
- the proS gene encoding proline--tRNA ligase, translating to MAKQKKTAITPTREADYPEWYQQVIKAADLAELSPVRGCMVVKPWGWGIWENMQRVLDGKFKETGHENAYFPLFIPMSYLEKEAEHVEGFAKECAVVTHHRLEPDPDGGLRPAGKLDEPLIVRPTSETIIGEMYARWVQSYRDLPILINQWANVVRWELRPRMFLRTAEFLWQEGHTAHATEAEAREETERMLHVYADFAENCMAMPVIRGEKTAAERFPGAVSTLTIEAMMQDRKALQSGTSHFLGQNFSKAQGIKFQNQTGDEEFAWTTSWGVSTRLIGALIMTHSDDDGLVLPPRLAPAHVVVLPIYRSDEERQNVLAYCEKLKKELEAQSYGGEPVRVRMDDRDLRGGEKNWQHIKKGVPLRAEVGPRDLENDSVFLARRDTGEKVGIPRNELLGTVGDILGEIQDGLFQRALELREQNTRTIDNLDEFREYFTPKNANKPEIHGGFALCYFVDEDPAVEAELKKLKVTARCIPMDQDGESGQCLFTGKPTTTRAVFAKAY from the coding sequence ATGGCCAAACAGAAAAAGACAGCAATTACTCCGACGCGGGAAGCGGATTATCCGGAGTGGTACCAGCAGGTGATCAAAGCGGCCGATCTGGCGGAACTTTCGCCGGTCCGCGGGTGCATGGTGGTCAAACCTTGGGGTTGGGGCATCTGGGAGAACATGCAACGTGTGCTGGATGGCAAGTTCAAGGAGACGGGGCACGAGAACGCCTATTTCCCGCTGTTCATCCCGATGAGCTACCTCGAAAAAGAGGCCGAGCACGTTGAAGGCTTTGCTAAAGAATGCGCCGTCGTCACGCACCACCGCTTGGAACCGGATCCTGATGGCGGGCTGCGTCCGGCGGGCAAGCTCGACGAACCGTTGATCGTGCGTCCCACCAGCGAGACGATCATTGGCGAAATGTATGCGCGCTGGGTCCAGTCGTATCGCGACTTGCCGATCTTGATCAATCAATGGGCCAATGTTGTCCGTTGGGAATTGCGGCCACGGATGTTTCTGCGGACGGCCGAATTTCTGTGGCAAGAAGGACACACCGCACACGCCACCGAAGCAGAAGCTCGTGAGGAAACCGAGCGGATGCTGCATGTGTATGCCGACTTCGCCGAGAACTGTATGGCGATGCCGGTCATCCGCGGCGAAAAAACCGCAGCGGAGCGTTTCCCTGGAGCTGTCTCGACGCTCACGATCGAAGCCATGATGCAGGACCGCAAAGCGCTGCAATCGGGGACGTCGCACTTTTTGGGGCAGAACTTTTCCAAAGCGCAAGGCATCAAATTCCAGAATCAAACCGGTGACGAGGAATTCGCTTGGACGACCTCCTGGGGTGTCTCGACGCGGTTGATTGGCGCTTTGATCATGACGCATAGCGACGACGACGGACTGGTACTGCCGCCGCGATTGGCGCCGGCGCACGTCGTTGTGCTGCCGATTTACCGTAGCGACGAAGAACGCCAAAACGTGCTTGCCTATTGCGAGAAACTCAAAAAAGAGTTGGAAGCGCAATCCTATGGCGGCGAGCCGGTGCGTGTGCGGATGGACGATCGGGATCTCCGCGGCGGCGAAAAGAACTGGCAGCACATCAAAAAAGGAGTGCCGCTGCGAGCCGAAGTCGGTCCGCGTGATCTTGAAAACGACTCGGTCTTTCTCGCCCGCCGCGATACGGGCGAGAAAGTCGGTATACCGCGGAACGAACTCCTGGGAACGGTCGGCGACATTCTGGGTGAGATTCAAGACGGCCTGTTTCAACGGGCATTGGAATTGCGCGAACAGAATACACGGACGATCGATAATTTGGACGAATTCCGCGAATACTTCACGCCCAAGAACGCCAATAAGCCGGAAATCCATGGTGGATTTGCGTTGTGTTACTTCGTCGATGAAGACCCTGCTGTAGAAGCGGAGTTGAAAAAGTTGAAGGTGACCGCCCGTTGCATTCCCATGGATCAAGACGGTGAATCAGGGCAATGTCTATTCACCGGAAAACCGACCACGACTCGCGCGGTGTTTGCCAAGGCATACTAG
- the recJ gene encoding single-stranded-DNA-specific exonuclease RecJ — MGRVWRFAPYDQAAARQLSGTTQLSPLAAQVLFGRGYETAEAARGFLDAKLSDLHPPEALPGVPEATDRILKAISENRRITIYGDYDVDGVTATSLLWHCLKLAGADVHYYVPHRLEEGYGLNCEALKSIHEDAPNSLVVTVDCGIASVEEAAYARELRLELIVTDHHQFAQTLPEAACLVHPRLPETDYPFGDLCGAGVAFKLAWAICKRLGDGKNASPRMREFLLDAVGLTAIGTIADVVPLVGENRVIVRYGLNSLLDRANIGLKALMHISELNNNRLLDSEDIGFGLAPRINAAGRLGQARLAVELLTTDKTDRAVALADYLNQQNEMRKTVERRMLKQAKEQVAANPDWENAPALVLADPDWHAGVIGIVAGRVASHFARPAIMISINKQDQTGQGSARTFAGFDLHAGLSSAAEHLIKFGGHQAAAGLRIHADNLDDFRAAFCNYVSGNHEVTERDLEIDIDAEVRLADLTHRAVTELDKLGPFGQGNPRPVLACTQVELTEPPRKMGGGDRHLSLRVRQYGRVMRGVSFGNGEWADEMAKVSGPISICFKPTINRFRGQENVEFHLVDWRAEEAATKPATAAVSQKSASR, encoded by the coding sequence ATGGGACGGGTTTGGCGTTTTGCGCCCTATGATCAAGCAGCGGCGCGGCAATTAAGCGGCACCACACAACTTTCGCCATTGGCCGCTCAGGTACTGTTCGGACGCGGCTACGAAACCGCTGAAGCGGCCCGCGGTTTCTTGGATGCAAAGCTGTCCGATCTGCATCCCCCCGAAGCGCTTCCCGGTGTTCCAGAGGCGACCGATCGGATTCTCAAAGCCATCAGCGAGAACCGTCGCATCACGATTTACGGTGATTACGACGTCGACGGTGTGACCGCCACGAGCCTGTTGTGGCATTGCCTAAAACTGGCCGGCGCGGATGTGCATTATTATGTGCCGCATCGCTTGGAAGAGGGGTACGGACTGAATTGTGAGGCTCTGAAATCTATTCACGAAGATGCGCCCAATTCGCTCGTCGTAACGGTTGATTGCGGGATTGCCAGCGTAGAAGAGGCGGCCTATGCCCGTGAGTTGAGACTGGAATTGATCGTCACCGACCACCACCAATTCGCGCAAACTCTGCCCGAGGCCGCTTGTCTGGTTCATCCCCGTCTACCGGAAACGGATTATCCGTTTGGCGATCTGTGCGGCGCGGGCGTTGCGTTCAAACTCGCCTGGGCGATTTGCAAACGGCTGGGGGATGGCAAAAACGCTTCGCCGCGGATGCGGGAATTCCTGTTGGATGCCGTGGGGCTGACCGCTATCGGGACCATCGCCGACGTGGTCCCGCTGGTGGGTGAGAATCGTGTGATCGTGCGTTATGGATTGAACAGCCTACTGGATCGCGCCAACATCGGCCTCAAGGCGCTGATGCATATCAGCGAACTGAATAACAACCGTTTGCTTGATTCCGAGGATATCGGCTTTGGCCTCGCCCCCCGTATCAATGCCGCTGGAAGGCTGGGGCAAGCGCGGTTGGCGGTCGAATTGCTCACGACTGATAAGACGGATCGCGCGGTCGCCTTGGCGGATTACTTGAATCAACAAAACGAAATGCGAAAAACCGTCGAACGGCGGATGCTCAAGCAGGCCAAGGAACAGGTCGCGGCAAATCCTGACTGGGAAAATGCCCCCGCACTCGTTCTGGCCGATCCCGATTGGCATGCGGGTGTAATTGGCATTGTCGCCGGGCGGGTTGCCAGCCACTTTGCGCGGCCGGCAATTATGATTTCAATCAACAAACAGGACCAAACCGGCCAAGGCTCCGCCCGCACGTTTGCTGGGTTCGATCTGCATGCGGGACTGAGTTCCGCAGCGGAGCATCTGATCAAATTCGGCGGGCATCAAGCGGCTGCCGGGTTGCGGATTCATGCCGATAACCTCGACGATTTTCGCGCCGCCTTTTGCAATTACGTTTCTGGGAACCACGAAGTCACCGAGCGGGATTTGGAAATTGACATCGATGCCGAAGTCCGGTTAGCGGACCTCACGCACCGTGCGGTGACCGAACTCGACAAGCTCGGCCCGTTCGGACAAGGCAATCCGCGTCCTGTGCTGGCCTGCACCCAAGTCGAACTGACCGAACCGCCGCGCAAAATGGGAGGCGGAGATCGCCATCTCTCACTACGCGTGCGTCAATACGGCCGCGTTATGCGAGGGGTCTCGTTTGGCAATGGCGAGTGGGCCGATGAAATGGCCAAAGTCAGCGGCCCGATTTCGATCTGTTTCAAACCGACCATCAACCGTTTTCGCGGCCAAGAAAATGTCGAGTTCCATCTAGTCGACTGGCGTGCAGAAGAAGCCGCTACAAAGCCAGCCACAGCGGCAGTTTCCCAGAAATCCGCCAGCCGATAA
- a CDS encoding TIGR00300 family protein, giving the protein MSDESASESAATFVEDVLLEGHIVDSLILPKILDEITTLGGTFEIKQINIGQRRADPSSATLKVSAETADLLEKILTSIGQHGAVPVHQQDCTIVEADMDGAFPSGFYCTTNQDTQVRLHGTWIDVSPQEMDCGLRISAAGDAADCLPMCQVAKGDRIVVGRLGVRVKPLKRELSANGAFAFMNSAVSSEKPKGILVRDVAAEMRKAQRGEGKILVVGGPAIVHTGSSDHFSTLIREGYVDLLFAGNALATHDIEQSLFGTSLGISMEQGNVMDEGHEHHLRSINAIRRAGGIKAAVENGSLKSGIMYECVQHDIPYVLAGSIRDDGPLPEVITDTLVAQQRMRELIHDVTFCLMIATTLHSIAVGNLLPARVKVVCVDINPATVTKLSDRGSFQTVGLVTDVEPFLRVLVNELHNE; this is encoded by the coding sequence ATGAGCGACGAATCAGCGAGCGAGTCCGCAGCCACGTTTGTCGAGGATGTGTTGCTCGAAGGGCACATCGTGGACAGTCTGATTTTGCCGAAGATTCTCGACGAAATCACCACGCTGGGCGGCACGTTTGAAATCAAGCAGATCAATATCGGTCAGCGGCGTGCTGATCCGAGTTCGGCCACTTTAAAGGTCAGCGCCGAAACGGCCGATTTGTTGGAGAAGATTCTCACTTCCATCGGTCAACACGGCGCCGTTCCGGTACACCAACAGGATTGCACGATCGTCGAAGCCGACATGGACGGAGCGTTTCCTAGCGGGTTCTATTGCACGACGAATCAGGACACACAAGTGCGACTCCACGGCACTTGGATTGACGTCTCCCCACAAGAAATGGATTGCGGCCTCCGCATCAGCGCCGCCGGCGATGCGGCCGATTGTCTGCCTATGTGCCAAGTGGCCAAGGGAGACCGGATTGTCGTGGGCCGTTTGGGTGTCCGTGTGAAACCACTCAAGCGGGAATTGTCGGCGAATGGGGCCTTTGCTTTTATGAACAGCGCCGTCTCCAGCGAAAAACCGAAGGGGATTCTCGTTCGCGACGTCGCTGCCGAAATGCGCAAAGCTCAACGCGGTGAGGGAAAAATTCTTGTCGTGGGCGGACCGGCGATTGTGCATACCGGCAGCAGCGACCATTTCAGCACGCTGATTCGCGAAGGTTATGTCGACTTGCTGTTCGCCGGCAATGCGTTGGCAACACACGATATTGAGCAGTCATTGTTCGGTACCAGCTTGGGGATTTCGATGGAACAAGGCAACGTGATGGACGAAGGGCACGAACATCACCTCCGCTCGATCAATGCCATCCGTCGTGCCGGGGGAATCAAGGCGGCCGTTGAGAACGGCAGTCTAAAAAGCGGCATCATGTACGAATGCGTGCAACACGACATCCCTTACGTCTTAGCTGGCAGTATTCGGGATGACGGCCCACTGCCGGAGGTGATCACCGATACGCTCGTCGCTCAGCAACGGATGCGGGAACTGATTCATGATGTGACCTTTTGTTTGATGATTGCGACGACCTTGCACTCGATCGCTGTCGGCAATCTACTTCCCGCACGGGTGAAAGTCGTCTGTGTCGACATCAACCCAGCGACGGTCACAAAACTCTCGGATCGCGGCTCATTCCAAACGGTCGGTTTGGTGACCGACGTCGAGCCTTTTTTACGCGTGCTGGTGAATGAATTGCACAACGAGTAG
- a CDS encoding NAD(P)H-hydrate dehydratase, producing the protein MALERVTELPELPARKTDSHKGSFGRVLLIAGSRGMSGAACLSGLGALRGGAGLVFVAVPSGIVSIVAGREPSYLTIPLPEDEAGRLHASATETLQDEVAKPDVIAIGPGCGQSQAVTDIVTWLYRDIDKPLVVDADGLNALSTLDTLPPAAGPRILTPHPGEFARLTGTDIKTVQQAREEMATEFAATHSCVVLLKGAGTVITDGHRVAVNSTGNSGMATGGSGDVLTGLIAALLAQGLPAFEAAQLAAHLHGLAGDLAAAELSEPGLIASDLPRYLPTAWLRMLAR; encoded by the coding sequence ATGGCTCTTGAACGTGTAACTGAATTACCAGAACTTCCCGCACGCAAGACCGACTCGCACAAAGGGTCCTTCGGCCGCGTGTTGTTAATTGCCGGCAGTCGGGGGATGAGTGGGGCGGCTTGTTTGAGCGGTCTCGGTGCGCTGCGCGGCGGCGCGGGGCTGGTGTTTGTGGCAGTCCCCAGCGGCATTGTGTCGATTGTGGCTGGCAGGGAACCATCGTATTTGACCATCCCGCTTCCCGAAGATGAAGCGGGGCGTTTGCATGCATCCGCAACTGAAACACTTCAGGACGAAGTGGCCAAACCGGATGTGATCGCCATCGGCCCTGGCTGCGGTCAGTCTCAGGCGGTCACTGACATCGTGACGTGGCTGTACCGCGACATCGACAAACCGCTGGTGGTTGATGCTGACGGGTTGAACGCTCTATCGACACTGGATACCTTGCCGCCCGCCGCAGGGCCACGGATTTTGACGCCGCACCCTGGGGAATTCGCTAGGCTGACGGGGACTGATATTAAAACCGTGCAACAAGCGCGGGAAGAGATGGCGACCGAATTCGCCGCAACGCACAGCTGCGTGGTCCTGTTAAAAGGGGCCGGAACGGTCATCACCGATGGTCACCGCGTGGCCGTGAATAGCACAGGCAACAGCGGCATGGCCACCGGCGGTTCGGGAGACGTTTTGACCGGTCTGATCGCGGCGCTGTTGGCACAAGGCCTGCCGGCCTTTGAAGCGGCACAACTTGCCGCGCATCTGCATGGACTAGCGGGTGATTTGGCTGCCGCTGAGTTGAGCGAGCCGGGGTTGATTGCTTCGGATTTGCCACGGTATTTGCCGACGGCGTGGTTGCGGATGTTGGCTCGGTGA
- a CDS encoding secondary thiamine-phosphate synthase enzyme YjbQ: MEIRQYHLTLPAAPRGFHLVTRQVVAAIPDLADVRAGLLNVFIQHTSASISINENADPDVPVDLEMAFNKIAPESWPYVHTCEGPDDMPAHIKASMLGNTLTIPVSSGQLCLGTWQGIYLCEHRDYATSRRLVLTLQGEWE, encoded by the coding sequence ATGGAAATTCGACAATACCACCTCACGCTCCCGGCTGCGCCGCGGGGGTTTCATTTGGTGACGCGGCAGGTCGTGGCGGCGATTCCTGATTTGGCGGACGTCCGTGCCGGATTGCTGAACGTATTTATTCAGCACACGTCCGCCTCGATATCGATCAACGAAAACGCCGATCCCGATGTGCCGGTCGATTTGGAAATGGCGTTCAATAAAATCGCCCCCGAATCGTGGCCCTATGTGCACACCTGCGAAGGCCCCGACGATATGCCGGCCCACATCAAAGCTTCGATGCTGGGCAACACACTGACAATCCCCGTCAGCAGCGGCCAGCTTTGTCTGGGCACTTGGCAAGGCATCTACCTGTGCGAACACCGCGATTACGCGACCTCCCGACGACTGGTGCTCACGCTGCAAGGCGAATGGGAGTGA
- a CDS encoding calcium-binding protein, which produces MSHRTHRQNVRSMRFENLEDRRLMAGSVDIHLDGANLEVIGTADRDKLSVFYDDSGQTIHVKAYEYVGGYWVESQHREFDADDIAFIRIRGAGDDDVIYNSTEKDSEIFGGAGNDWIYGGAGVDSIYGKEGDDTIYGNSGDDYLRGDEGDDYIKGNKGDDVVDAGQGDDYVVGGQGDDILMGSFGNDTLKGRDGNDALIGHSGNDRIYGEAGDDTLLGMEGNDWLAGGHGDDVLRGGSGRDTLLGNLGDDRLYGESGTDYLKGQDGNDYLNGGSKNSSDGERDYMWGGPGADTFVQHWHFRPSSANRPFVIGYLEETIYDFNGFAGDRYE; this is translated from the coding sequence ATGTCTCACCGCACGCACCGTCAAAACGTACGTTCCATGCGATTTGAAAACCTGGAAGATCGCCGGCTGATGGCGGGTAGTGTCGACATTCATCTCGACGGCGCCAATCTGGAAGTGATCGGCACCGCGGACCGTGACAAGTTGAGCGTGTTCTACGACGACAGCGGACAGACAATCCACGTCAAGGCCTATGAGTATGTCGGCGGTTATTGGGTCGAGTCACAGCACCGGGAATTCGATGCCGACGATATCGCCTTCATCCGCATCCGCGGTGCCGGCGACGATGATGTGATTTACAACAGCACCGAAAAGGACTCTGAAATCTTCGGCGGGGCGGGCAACGACTGGATTTACGGCGGAGCAGGCGTGGACTCTATCTATGGTAAAGAAGGCGACGACACTATTTATGGCAATAGTGGGGATGACTATCTCCGCGGTGACGAAGGCGATGACTACATCAAAGGCAACAAGGGTGATGATGTGGTCGATGCCGGTCAGGGCGACGACTATGTGGTCGGCGGACAGGGCGACGATATCTTGATGGGAAGCTTCGGTAACGACACACTCAAAGGCCGCGATGGCAACGACGCTTTGATTGGCCATAGCGGTAACGATCGGATTTATGGTGAAGCCGGTGACGACACTCTCTTAGGCATGGAAGGCAACGACTGGCTGGCCGGTGGCCATGGCGATGACGTATTAAGGGGGGGCAGTGGGCGTGACACCTTGCTAGGGAATTTGGGTGACGATCGCTTGTACGGCGAAAGCGGCACCGATTATCTCAAAGGGCAGGACGGGAATGATTACCTGAATGGCGGCTCCAAAAATAGTAGTGACGGCGAACGCGACTATATGTGGGGCGGGCCGGGTGCCGACACATTCGTCCAACACTGGCACTTCCGCCCCTCGAGCGCCAACCGACCATTTGTAATCGGCTACCTGGAAGAGACGATCTACGACTTCAACGGCTTCGCGGGTGATCGATATGAATAG
- a CDS encoding sigma-54 interaction domain-containing protein, translating into MITRRPQILLLTPDSSFVADVVQEFGDIFNVEVCDSPSAVLAYLAEADPEGLVADLRLIEGGGHAQAAFLEELLGNYGQLNTVLLTEQNAPEPIQRLVACGPAVRLMAYDNIAQLAEYFGHLSETDAPPSAPEKTPAAQVSPTPAKVPGSLSQQFKTKTPAMRRMLVDLEIAAEYDVTVMLIGETGAGKTHLSKLIHEASPRRDEPLMTVACGALPNDLIESELFGHVKGAFTSAHANKDGKFLAAGNGTILLDEIDVLGLEQQVKLLRVIESGQFEPVGSNQTMQSQARIIVASNLELQPLVEQGRFRPDLYYRLNMLKFDILPLRQRTSDVLPLAERFVERFSEKHGVKIDSTDDQLYESLLAYPWPGNVRELEHVIQRAVIYCRDGHLRTEHLPSHITAGIAGPSNEPMADKGRTRAPHLNLPPAESLERQVASTEQEVIEHALLRNSHSRTQTAKDLGISRVTLYNKMKKYGITM; encoded by the coding sequence ATGATCACACGTCGACCCCAAATCCTATTATTGACCCCTGACAGTAGTTTCGTAGCGGATGTCGTCCAAGAATTTGGTGACATTTTTAACGTCGAAGTGTGCGACAGCCCCTCAGCAGTATTGGCCTATTTGGCCGAAGCCGATCCCGAGGGACTTGTTGCCGATCTCCGTTTGATCGAAGGGGGCGGGCATGCCCAAGCTGCATTTCTGGAAGAGTTGTTGGGAAATTACGGGCAACTCAATACCGTTTTGCTCACCGAGCAAAATGCCCCCGAACCCATTCAACGCTTGGTCGCCTGCGGACCTGCGGTGCGTTTGATGGCATATGACAACATCGCGCAATTGGCGGAGTACTTCGGCCACCTGAGTGAGACCGATGCACCGCCGTCAGCGCCGGAAAAAACACCCGCAGCTCAAGTATCCCCCACACCTGCCAAAGTTCCGGGCAGTTTGTCGCAGCAATTTAAAACCAAGACTCCGGCCATGCGTCGCATGCTGGTCGATCTAGAAATCGCTGCTGAATACGATGTCACTGTGATGCTGATCGGTGAGACCGGTGCAGGCAAAACGCACTTGTCCAAGTTGATTCACGAAGCCTCTCCCCGTCGTGATGAGCCGTTAATGACTGTCGCTTGCGGAGCGCTGCCGAATGACCTGATCGAAAGCGAACTGTTCGGCCACGTGAAAGGGGCCTTTACCAGTGCTCATGCCAACAAAGACGGCAAATTCCTCGCCGCCGGCAACGGCACCATTCTGTTGGACGAAATCGACGTGTTGGGGTTGGAGCAGCAAGTCAAGTTGTTGCGGGTGATCGAATCGGGGCAATTCGAACCGGTCGGCAGCAATCAAACTATGCAGTCCCAAGCCCGTATTATTGTTGCCAGCAATTTGGAACTTCAACCGCTCGTCGAGCAGGGACGATTTCGTCCTGACTTGTACTACCGGTTGAATATGTTGAAATTCGATATCCTCCCGCTGCGGCAGCGGACGTCCGACGTTTTGCCGTTGGCCGAACGCTTTGTGGAACGGTTTTCGGAAAAGCATGGCGTGAAAATTGATTCGACCGACGATCAGCTTTACGAGTCGTTGTTGGCCTATCCTTGGCCGGGCAACGTGCGCGAGTTGGAGCACGTGATCCAGCGAGCCGTAATCTACTGTCGTGACGGGCACTTGCGCACTGAGCATCTGCCGTCGCACATCACAGCTGGAATCGCTGGTCCCAGCAACGAGCCAATGGCTGACAAAGGACGCACCCGCGCGCCGCACCTCAACCTGCCGCCCGCCGAATCGTTGGAACGCCAAGTGGCCTCTACCGAACAGGAAGTCATCGAGCACGCCCTGTTACGCAACAGCCACAGCCGCACACAAACCGCCAAAGACCTCGGCATCAGCCGCGTGACGCTGTACAACAAAATGAAAAAATACGGCATCACAATGTAA